ACATGGTAGTAATATGCCCCAAGTGCAGGACAAAATTGAAGATTTCAGATGAAAAGGTATCCCCGGACGGCAGCAGGTTTCGCTGTCCGAAGTGTAGCAGTGTGCTCCTGGTCAGGAAGCCGCAGAAAAAGGCAACGGAAATCAACAAAAACCTTGTAATGGTAGCCCATTCTGACGAGGCCGTTGCAGAAAAGGCCGCAAACCTCCTTCGTGCAGAGGGGTATGATGTTATCACTGTCAGGGATGGCATTGAGGCCATGGTCACAGCCCTGAACAGACTCCCCTTTATTGCGATTATTGACGTTGCCCTTCCAAAGATATACGGGTTTGAGGTATGCAGGAAGCTCAAGGGCAGGCCGGAGACAGAGGATATCGGGATTATCCTTGTGCCCAGCGTATATGACAAGAGCAAGTACAAGCGCCCGCCATCCACACTTTATGGTGCTGACGACTATATAGAAGAAGATGAAATCGAGGAAAATCTTATAAGGAAGATTAACAACCTGAAGAAAGAGAAGCCAGGGGCAGAGGAACAGGTCTCTTCACCAATGACGGAAAAAACGGAATCTCCGTCAGCGACAAAACCACTGTCTGACGAAGGGATTGAGAGGGCAAGGAGATTTGTTCGCACAGTCCTTTCCGACATCTTTATTTACAATCCCGAGAGGGTTAACGAGGCCATCGGGTCAGGGACCTTCCGGGAGGTCTTTAAATCTCAACTCACGGAGGGGGTTAAGCTTTATCAGATGAGGATAGCTCAGGAAGTCAGGGATAAAGGTGACTTTTTCCAGGAGGAGATAGAAGAGTTTATAGAAAGGAAGAAAAAAGAACTGGAAGGTTAAAAATCCGATATCAGGAGCTTTTTCCTGGAATTTCGAGATATTCAGCATTCAAGAGGAATATTTTACCTTATGTGCCCTTGCCTATTAAGTCCTGAAATGAGTATATTAGCACTCAACAGAAGTGAGTGCTAACAAAACAGGTGCTTTATCAGGGTTGAGAAATCATGATGAAGTATTTTGGAGTTCCCAATATGAGGCGAAGCCTCTAAAACCAAAAAACCATCAAGAAA
The sequence above is a segment of the Nitrospirota bacterium genome. Coding sequences within it:
- a CDS encoding zinc-ribbon domain-containing protein, whose translation is MVVICPKCRTKLKISDEKVSPDGSRFRCPKCSSVLLVRKPQKKATEINKNLVMVAHSDEAVAEKAANLLRAEGYDVITVRDGIEAMVTALNRLPFIAIIDVALPKIYGFEVCRKLKGRPETEDIGIILVPSVYDKSKYKRPPSTLYGADDYIEEDEIEENLIRKINNLKKEKPGAEEQVSSPMTEKTESPSATKPLSDEGIERARRFVRTVLSDIFIYNPERVNEAIGSGTFREVFKSQLTEGVKLYQMRIAQEVRDKGDFFQEEIEEFIERKKKELEG